One window from the genome of Candidatus Dormiibacterota bacterium encodes:
- a CDS encoding type II secretion system F family protein, producing MTALTLPADLPTVAGFNIGSLLLAVIAGMAVMLVVFGLSSAKGGDVDDITRRLERYAEIGDPVEARERKPVSPRELLDRFTDSLNTVMARSARTGKLTEDLARADLKLKSSEWVLGVIGAGVLVGLLATLRFGTPVAFLPCPVVVWFISGFVLRFLQARRRKQFDKQLGDTIILLSNALKAGFSFAQAVSTVTKSARPPIADEFSRATREMALGISVDDALNHMVKRNVSEDFDLMVTAVQIHRVVGGNLAEILDTIAHTIRERVRIKGEISSLTAQARASGWIITVLPLALAGMLCVISPDYFNPMFHQTLGIVMLAIGGFSMAVGFALIQKIVKIEV from the coding sequence ATGACCGCCCTCACGCTGCCGGCGGACCTGCCCACGGTTGCCGGCTTCAACATCGGCTCCCTCCTGCTGGCGGTGATCGCCGGGATGGCGGTGATGCTGGTGGTGTTCGGACTCTCCTCCGCCAAGGGCGGCGACGTCGACGACATCACTCGCCGCCTGGAGCGCTACGCCGAGATCGGTGACCCGGTGGAGGCGCGCGAGCGCAAGCCGGTGAGCCCCCGTGAGCTCCTCGACCGCTTCACCGACTCCCTCAACACGGTGATGGCGCGCTCCGCCCGCACCGGCAAGCTCACCGAGGACCTGGCCCGTGCCGACCTCAAGCTGAAGTCGTCCGAGTGGGTGCTCGGCGTCATCGGCGCCGGCGTCCTCGTCGGGCTGCTGGCGACGCTCCGCTTCGGCACCCCGGTCGCCTTCCTGCCCTGCCCGGTGGTGGTGTGGTTCATCAGCGGCTTCGTGCTGCGCTTCCTCCAGGCGCGCCGCCGGAAGCAGTTCGACAAGCAGCTCGGCGACACCATCATCCTGCTCAGCAACGCGCTCAAGGCGGGCTTCTCGTTCGCCCAGGCGGTGTCGACGGTGACCAAGTCGGCGAGGCCGCCGATCGCCGACGAGTTCAGCCGCGCCACCCGCGAGATGGCGCTCGGTATCAGCGTCGACGACGCCCTCAACCACATGGTCAAGCGCAACGTGTCCGAGGACTTCGACCTCATGGTCACCGCGGTGCAGATCCACCGCGTGGTCGGCGGCAACCTCGCCGAGATCCTCGACACCATCGCCCACACCATCCGCGAGCGGGTCCGCATCAAGGGTGAGATCAGCAGCCTCACCGCTCAGGCCCGCGCCTCGGGATGGATCATCACCGTCCTCCCGCTCGCGCTGGCGGGGATGCTCTGTGTCATCTCGCCCGACTACTTCAACCCGATGTTCCACCAGACACTGGGGATCGTGATGCTCGCCATCGGCGGCTTCTCCATGGCGGTCGGCTTCGCGCTGATCCAGAAGATCGTGAAGATCGAGGTCTGA